Proteins from a single region of Nocardiopsis dassonvillei subsp. dassonvillei DSM 43111:
- a CDS encoding alpha/beta hydrolase, whose protein sequence is MITTREWALAGGPDGSGKLAARAWAPAEGEPTWLAVLVHGYGEHLGRYHAVAEDLVRAGAVVYGADHRGHGGSSGERVLIDDYAGVVEDVHRLVTQARTAYRTLPLVLIGHSMGGLIASRYAQTHPERLSALVLSGPVLGRWEALERIAAAEEIPDAPIDPSTLSRDPAVGEAYVADELVWHGPFKRATVNAMLTEIERGLAAGSVGPLPLLWVHGSDDRLVPLEGTRVGVMAIMGEDFTARVFPGARHEVFNETNRDEVLGEVVRFAQRFAVPAGGV, encoded by the coding sequence GTGATCACCACACGCGAGTGGGCCCTGGCGGGCGGACCGGACGGTTCCGGGAAGCTGGCGGCGCGGGCGTGGGCCCCGGCCGAGGGCGAGCCGACCTGGCTCGCGGTGCTGGTGCACGGCTACGGCGAACACCTGGGCAGATACCACGCGGTGGCCGAGGACCTGGTCAGAGCGGGCGCGGTGGTCTACGGCGCCGACCACCGCGGGCACGGGGGCTCCTCCGGTGAGCGGGTGCTGATCGACGACTACGCGGGCGTGGTCGAGGACGTGCACCGGCTCGTCACCCAGGCGCGCACCGCCTACCGGACGCTGCCGCTCGTGCTCATCGGCCACTCCATGGGCGGGCTCATCGCCTCCCGCTACGCCCAGACCCACCCCGAGCGGCTGAGCGCGCTGGTGCTGTCCGGGCCGGTGCTGGGCCGGTGGGAGGCCCTGGAGCGGATCGCCGCCGCCGAGGAGATCCCCGACGCCCCCATCGACCCGTCCACGCTCTCGCGGGACCCGGCCGTGGGCGAGGCGTACGTGGCCGACGAGCTGGTCTGGCACGGACCCTTCAAACGCGCCACGGTGAACGCCATGCTCACCGAGATCGAGCGGGGTCTGGCCGCCGGGAGCGTGGGACCGCTGCCGCTGCTGTGGGTGCACGGCTCCGACGACCGGCTGGTACCGCTGGAGGGCACGCGGGTGGGCGTGATGGCGATCATGGGCGAGGACTTCACCGCGCGGGTCTTCCCCGGCGCCCGGCATGAGGTGTTCAACGAGACCAACCGCGACGAGGTGCTGGGTGAGGTGGTCCGCTTCGCCCAGCGCTTCGCCGTGCCCGCGGGCG
- the moaA gene encoding GTP 3',8-cyclase MoaA, producing MLADSYGRVATDLRVSLTDRCNLRCTYCMPPEGLEWLPKPELLTDDELLRLIRIGVTRLGITEVRFTGGEPLLRRGLPGLVAGTTALEPRPHTALTTNGIGLARMAPALAEAGLDRVNVSLDTLRPDVFETLARRRRLGDVLDGLAGAARAGLTPVKVNAVLMRGVNDDDAPDLLRFCIEHGYELRFIEQMPLDAQHGWRRDTMITAEEILATLETEFTLDAADADTRGSAPAELFHVRGARFPNGEQATVGVIGSVTRPFCGACDRVRLTADGQVRNCLFAREESDLRSLLRGGATDEEIARSWTAAVSAKLPGHGINDPSFLQPSRPMSAIGG from the coding sequence GTGCTGGCCGACTCCTACGGACGAGTGGCGACCGACCTGCGGGTCTCGCTCACCGATCGCTGCAACCTCAGGTGCACCTACTGCATGCCACCGGAGGGCTTGGAGTGGTTGCCCAAGCCGGAACTGCTCACCGACGACGAACTCCTGCGTCTCATCCGCATCGGTGTCACCCGCCTCGGCATCACCGAGGTGCGCTTCACCGGCGGAGAACCCCTGCTCCGCCGAGGCCTGCCCGGCCTCGTCGCCGGAACCACCGCGCTGGAGCCCCGCCCCCACACCGCCCTGACCACCAACGGCATCGGACTGGCCCGCATGGCCCCCGCCCTCGCCGAGGCCGGGCTCGACCGCGTCAACGTCTCCCTCGACACCCTGCGCCCCGACGTGTTCGAGACCCTCGCCCGCCGCCGCAGGCTCGGCGACGTCCTCGACGGCCTGGCGGGCGCCGCCCGGGCCGGGCTCACCCCCGTCAAGGTCAACGCGGTGCTCATGCGCGGAGTCAACGACGACGACGCCCCCGACCTGCTGCGCTTCTGCATTGAGCACGGCTACGAGCTGCGGTTCATCGAGCAGATGCCGCTGGACGCCCAGCACGGCTGGCGGCGCGACACCATGATCACCGCCGAGGAGATCCTCGCCACCCTCGAAACCGAGTTCACGCTCGACGCGGCCGACGCCGACACGCGAGGCAGCGCCCCCGCCGAGCTCTTCCACGTGCGCGGAGCCCGCTTCCCCAACGGGGAGCAGGCCACCGTCGGCGTCATCGGATCGGTCACCCGGCCCTTCTGCGGCGCCTGCGACCGCGTCCGCCTCACCGCCGACGGACAGGTGCGCAACTGCCTGTTCGCCCGCGAGGAGTCCGACCTGCGCTCCCTGCTGCGGGGCGGCGCCACCGACGAGGAGATCGCCCGGAGCTGGACCGCCGCGGTGTCCGCCAAGCTGCCCGGACACGGCATCAACGACCCCAGCTTCCTCCAGCCGTCCCGGCCGATGTCGGCCATCGGCGGCTGA